TGCTGATGCAGTATTTTTCATTGAGTCTAGTGCTTCAGCGTTTTCCTTACTCTTGTCTGATAATGTCTGCTTTGCGTCAGAATTTTCGCTAAACGGATCTGGAAAACCTGATGAGTCAAACAAGCTGTTTAATACTTCGGTAGGTGGATTTTGAATATTGTTTGAAGTGTTTCCTTGACTTTCATTAGGATTTTTTGACACAGCTGTACTTGAAGATTCCGATGTTTGCACTACAGTTGTTATAGTAGGAAAGCTAACTTGGAACTGTTCTGAAATTGGCTGTTGAGGATGAGGAGATGTGATGTTATTGCGTGGAGAAGGACTAGGAGGTAATCCTAAAGGCAAGGGTTTCTGAATGTTGACAGCTGTTGAGCCCTTTGGTCTTTGGCGAGGAGCCACACTAGTACCGGACTCTATTATATTTACTGTCTGGGATTTTACTGCTTTGGCAGAAGCAGAAATTCGCTTAGCATCACTTTCGAAAGTAGGTACAGGCAGCTGATCAATTACTACTGAGGGCATTTTCTAAGATAAGAAAGTATAAATTGTCATTATGAAATTATGGTATTATAGTTAACTTACCTGCAAATTCTGTACAGGATTTTCTTTGCCGCTGAGACGAAATGCAACGTCGCATACTTGCCATATATTTGGACGCTTCTCCAAGTCTATTTCGAGCATAAATCTAATCAATTGGTGAATTCCCTTAGAATACTTTGAATTGTCTGGTATTGAGAATGCtccattttgtatggctaaagtGCTTTCCCCAAAAGGTAAATTAAAGAAACACAATTTGTACAACAAGCAGCCAAGCGCCCAAATATCAGACTTTGTTGTTATATTCTTTCCACTGAATAAATCAATCATTTCCGGAGCTCTATACGAAAGTGTTGTATATTTCTGAATTTCCTCCTCTACAGTAGAAACGCCATGTTGCTGCGGATTCAATACTTTTGCCGTAGCTGAACCAAAATCACACAAAACAAAATGACCAGCGTCATTTTGCAATATGTTTTCCACCTTCAAATCTCTATGTATAATTGGTGTTTGACAATAATGAAGCCTTGAAACTGCTTCTGCAATATCACAGAATATGGTCAAGACTTCTTGCTCTGTAAAACCAACCTGCAAACTATAAAACAGAAAAACCCTTTAATACTATTTGTGCAATCACTTGTCATTACATACCGAGCATTCATCATGGCCAGCATATGATGTCTACAGTATGGCATTAATAAAAGGACTTCGTACACACCATTTCCAGTGTGTGTTATGCTAGAATCAACATAACcaattatatttttatgacCACTGAGATtgctctttaaagaaaaaaaaaataaagttagtTGAGTATGAGTCCTTTGACCTTATCGAACCGTGGAACTCACTGCAATTTGGATTTCCCTTTTAGCAACGTTCAAGTCGTGCTCGTTGTTGACGTACATTCGCTTAAGAGCATATTTTGTATTTCCAATATTTGATTTTGCGAGGAAAACCATTGCAAATCCCCCTGAAATGTATTAATAACACTTATAATGAAAGCGTGGTAAATAATGTACATCTACAATGTGCATTCTTCTTAATATTTGACCCATATCCATTTCATAATGATTTTACAAAAAGTtcagtttttctatttttcgcCTAATTTCTAAGGGGAAGTCTAAGGGCGTCTAGATGGAGCGCATCTTGAGGGGGAAGTTCGTTTTTTCATTCTCCTGTCAGTCAGTTGCTAACATGCTCTGGTCGAGGAAGCAGCGGGCCTTCGACGTTAAGAGCTTTCTTTCTAACGGTCGCTCACTTTTTTCTACGCAACGTGCCTTCCGCGTTTGCTTTGAAATTCCTCCTTACAGACTTGTTCCTGACCGTAATTCGATTCTGTCGTAGGTTAATTCATTTCGGGAGTGTGGAAGTGTTGCTTAACAAAGAAATGGACTTCAACGGTCCATCAGAACTCTGGGAAATATCGAAAGAGTGAGGCAGTCTGTTGTGCGTTCTCCCAGGCGTTCGGCTCGTAAACACGCTGCTGCTATGGGAATTTCTAACGAAGGGGTATATTTACATTTCACACGAGAAATAATAATGATAGTACAATTTTAAGCTACTCCATTCCAGCAATCACAACAGAAGCGTCTTACATTCGATTGGATTTATACAATAATTTGTGTTTCCTTGTTTGatattacaattttttattgaatcaaACAAGGAACACACATATTTTAAATGCAATCGAATGTATGGCAAATAATAAGTCTTTTTTGATCTGATGGTTATcgctttttgatttgtttttggacaaaaaaaatacgtcaaattaATTTGTCTTAGTGAATACAAAATCAAGaatgtacgaatttgacatattttgtgcgaaaatgataaaacaagctgggtcaaatatttgacaaatTTAAACGTACTTTAgtcttttaagaaatttttccatttattttgtcctttgaaaaattttgcttgaTATTGTGTccataaagtgtttttttttttaattttgtttttatagaaaaaattattaatatttttcctaAGGATTTATTTTGAAATACTGTCTCATAGAAGTTTAGGTAAGGATTAAGTGCCAGTCGTCCATTAGACTAAGACGTTGTCGTCCTTGTGATACCAcatgaacaggagaaggaatatgctttctagttcctacacTGAACCATCCgcgttaaaaagcccaacaacttgagtatgttcacattcgctaaatcagacaggttctcaaagaaataagaatctaaagtggaacttcttttaactgccagtgcgggacacacacacagcggttgttctatagcctcttcttcttcgacgtcctcacagctttggcaaaagtcgttattggcaaccttcagtctgccagcatgaTTCCCGATCGCacagtgaactgtcatgacgctgttctagccagcgacggcaaagcgatagacctcttcaagtgtagattaggccacataattttggaatgctcaccaACTCGCCTTATTAAAcctctatcattcgttgcccttcgggactGATCCTGAAAGCTTAGCTTACATGacgccagaggcatacccacagattctagtttccctggaatgtgtaaagtaGTTCCAGGTCTTGCAAGTTCTACAATTCTCTTAGATAtccctgtggcccggcacccaaaaccagcgaattttgaactgttcagacatTTCGTTGGGAGATCTGCAGCAGTCaattgaattcagaaatacgttatcaagggatttaatgactgcctgagaagatatttaagttaatcgtcgttatgacattataactTAACTATTCAACCACTtcgggtggagagaatgttccatacacgggtggagagaatgttctatacacagaaagcccaaaatacctgggtgttttgctggacatagaacttcaaatccaacattttggaaagggcaagaaaggcaactcttgccctatacattgggggtttagaccgcgtgtcgtGCAGGTGTTGGGGTCTGGTGGAAGACGCTTCataagtccacctactgctcaatacttaaacgtatccaaaggatggcttgtttgtgcatcacagccgcactgaggacgacaccatctgatgcactgaattcaatgctactggatattgtggctagataaattccagcgaccactgccgtgaggttaaaagagctttctcattggtcatgtggcggttacaaacactgtgttatccttgatgcaatatccgatattccaggcagtgtgaattacaccctacctaagccgctttttgataaaaagtactgtaccactattcctgatagaaccgtttGAAACTTCGATATCCctgataacagaagttacatagatttctatacggatggttccaaactaaacgaccaggtgggctttgaggtgtactttaaagatctagaactgttcatatcgaaaaggttacccgaccactgcagtatgtatcaagcggagatccttgcaattaaggaagtggtggaatggctaagatataatgacattacgacgattggcatgaatatcttctcagacagccaggcagccattaaatccctggagaacgtatttctgatcaCACAaacaccgccctcgactgtcgcagatatctcaacgagatgactgaacagttcaaaaatcACCTGTTGTGG
The Stomoxys calcitrans chromosome 3, idStoCalc2.1, whole genome shotgun sequence genome window above contains:
- the LOC106088534 gene encoding AP2-associated protein kinase 1 isoform X2; translation: MKKIFSKFDKNEKLETHHSSSTKEVNSFVGKVFTVGRVTVTIEDVLAEGGFAMVFLAKSNIGNTKYALKRMYVNNEHDLNVAKREIQIASNLSGHKNIIGYVDSSITHTGNGVYEVLLLMPYCRHHMLAMMNARLQVGFTEQEVLTIFCDIAEAVSRLHYCQTPIIHRDLKVENILQNDAGHFVLCDFGSATAKVLNPQQHGVSTVEEEIQKYTTLSYRAPEMIDLFSGKNITTKSDIWALGCLLYKLCFFNLPFGESTLAIQNGAFSIPDNSKYSKGIHQLIRFMLEIDLEKRPNIWQVCDVAFRLSGKENPVQNLQKMPSVVIDQLPVPTFESDAKRISASAKAVKSQTVNIIESGTSVAPRQRPKGSTAVNIQKPLPLGLPPSPSPRNNITSPHPQQPISEQFQVSFPTITTVVQTSESSSTAVSKNPNESQGNTSNNIQNPPTEVLNSLFDSSGFPDPFSENSDAKQTLSDKSKENAEALDSMKNTASAESCTSNKVVNTADQMLSPPKSSPNNNASGHRRNVSDTSAFNKTFANETSQFLAPYDQSVKSRSGSGGEPTVATNNYSGSNPGLFVGPASQSSVSNSELTSTTQTTQLNRSALGETISARVDTWNPFEEQPFSQMTEDNIFEAEFDKIRQRGSQGSINTKSASTTSTLTPTESNFMPVSSNSAGIQNTGSSTTATIATPSVQEDPFGSAPFTLPPGLKEKAASLRKTGDQKN